TCAAAGGCGGGTCGAAAAGGTTGTAGCTAGCCGGATCCGCAACTCTATCGTAATTTCCTAACCCTGATCCGACAACGTAGAAGCTGTACCCATGCAAATGCATGGGATGCTCAACGCCTCCGCCAAGGTTGGTTCCTTGAAACACCACTTCCACCGTTGTGTTATACTCCAACACACGAACCGCGGTCCCGAATCTTGACCCGGACTGCTCCTTCGCCTTCACGCCTTCCGTGTAGTTGAAAGACGAAGGCGGGAAATCCGGGAAATCAGAGTCGTAAACGCCACTTATTCCTCTGTAGTAAGCTTGGAGAATGTCCGTTCTTGGCAGCACCATCGACACGTTGTTCACGCTCGCTAGCAGCCTCGTCGTCCCGAGGCACGAGCTTTTCAGACATGGCAGCTGATTCACCGAAAGTGTGTAGAAGAGAGTTCTATCCACACTCTGAGGAACATCAACAGGGTAGTTTTTATTTGCAAGACTTTTGAGTTGGTTGGTGAAATTGATTGATGCTGCTGAGTTATCGAATTCGGGGAAAAGTGGAAGCAGCGGTGACGGCGGCGGGGTGTAGTTTCCAATGTACTCAACGGTGGCGGTGGTGGGGATGGTCACGAATTCTCCGCCGCTAGCATAGATTCTAGAGGCCATGTAATAATGGCTGGGCGGCTGGTCGGCCTCGAGCAAAAGATCGATGGTCTGGCCCGGGGATATTGCCACGTAATCGGTTTTTATCGGCTTCGTGTAGGCGCCGTCGGTGCCCACCACGGTGAAGTTGTGGCCGCCGATTTTGAAGAACATGATGTTGTCCATCACCGCATTTACTAATTTGATCAAGTAACGCTTGCCGTATTCCACACGGAGCTTGTATGTGTCTGCACTTAAATCCGAGATTTTTGGCCTTAGACATTATCACTTTATCACTATGTCAATTCACACACACCAACGTTGTTTTTGTCACACTTAATAAAATCCACCTTGTATTGAGCATGGATACAAATCTCCGGGTTGGCCATTGATCAGAAAAGCATCGGAAACATCGGGATCGCCACCGCCGGCGAGAAATTTCCCGAACACTTgttccacgtcatcattccacCACTCTCCTGCAACAGTCCAAgcataattattatatttagtaAACTACTCTAATCATGTTATCAGAAAAATAGGTCTTTTTCATAAATTAACAATCTAAAAAGGCTTTAGCGTTAGGtgtcaaaaagaaaaattagtaaaattcaAACGAAAAGACAATGATATGGTAAAATATATAAAAGCAATAGAACAGATTACAGATGGAATAATCAGATCTAATGTTAGGTACTAAATTAATGAAGACCAATCCAAATACAAAAGGAGAAGACTGaggaattaaatatataaaggTAGCTACAAGTTGAGTGGCAAGTGGCAACTAACCAATATATGCTCAATATTAATATCACAAAATAGCTATCTTTCAAACAACATTCCCACATAACAAACACACCTAGACATACATACCTAGTAAGATTGGAACATGAGCATGAGGCTTAGGGAAGGGATAAGTCTCCCTCCTCGGCGGTAGAATCACGATGGCACCGTACACTGAATTTCGCGACCAGTCGCTGTGAGCGTGCCACCACAGAGTACCTTCCTCATCGGAGAGGATAATCCGTTGTCTAAAGCTTTTGCCAGGTCTAATTGGACACTGTGTCACAAAGTCGGTGCCATCAGACCATGGATATCTCGGCATCTTTACCCCATGCCTGAAATTACAATCTAGGGTTTTATATCAATGCTACATTAATTTGATCTAGATTATATATATTCGAACATCCAATATTTTTACCAGTGGATGGTTATATTTTGGTCGGCTAGATTAACAATCTCGAGTATGATCAAGCCTCCCTTTCTAGCATATAGCGTTGGCCCGGGAAATTGTCCGTTTATTGTTAGCATGCTCTTTTTGGTGCATAGCCTAGTGTGTGAAGCCCTTTTCACCTGCAAACCAGATTATAGCTTATCTAGAAATGTAAAATTGGCAACCAATTATCAATGTTAAATAAAATTTGTACTTACTTCAAACTTGCAGCAACGAACTACAGCATTGACTGGTGTTATGCCTCCTAGAAAAATTAAGCCTAATAAGAAGTATAGGAGGAAAATCTTCTTAGCAAGAAATGTATTCCTTTCCATTTGTGGTGGTTGAAAGCAACGTGGCTTGTGTGTTTTTGAGGTATGAGAACATTTCCTCACTTTATATAATGTTTGGTTGCATTGATAATTTATCCAATTATGCCACATATATTGTTACACTGATTTTAAAATTGCATATAGTTTGCCACTTGTTGTAACAGGCAACGCACCATCCCTAATTAGACAATTGATTTTAAAATTGCATATAGTTTGCCACTTGTTGTAACAGGCAACGCACCATCCCTTAATTAGACAATGGGGGACTAATCCCCCactaaaaattgtttaatttattttgaccTTTATGAAATTGCAACAATAAATTGTGAACTTAGGTTGAAGGGTAGGTAGAGAGCTCGAGGACTTGCAACGGCTAAAAACAGTAGCATTGTGttctctattttttctttatgttaATCAATCATATAAACGAAATATTTCGAATGAAAAATTAATCATAGCTTGATTGGCACATGGTTTTTGTCCAAACTAATGACAAAAATGACCAACCAGCGTTGCTCGTTACGCCCACGATTAATTAATTCTGATTTTAGTTTCAGAATTTGAACAATGTCGTCGTTGACTTATTGTCCACTTTTATTGATCTGATTTTTGCCTTGTCTTATTTCCATGGACTAACGGATGacaatatttgtattttttaagctaaaatataaaatagagtTCTTAAGTTTTAACCTTATCCAGGAAAGAGGGGGTTTGTCAGTTTGATAGtatttaatacattaaaaatttacGAGTTTGATATAGGATTTAGTTGTACGTAGTATATTAAAAACTGGCAATATAGAATATATTTTTTCACGGCAATTCTTCCAATTATCTGAACTGTTTCAATGAACAGAGTTGCATTGATTATCATTCATATTTACACAAAATTCAAACTTCGATTGATAGCATAGACAGTGTGTATTTAAATACACACTAAAAAAAACGCTTGACTGCAAGCACATGTTGTGCTTGCAAAATCTGGAAGAATTTCGAGCACAAAAGCAAGCAAAATGCAAATTAGGTTGTTGAAAATAATTTTGCGAGAACTACTTCGAGCAAGTTAATTATGCTTGCTAATTTACGAGCATGCAGTGCTAGCAAAAGTATGTTTGGTCGCTTGCGAGTAAACTAATTGTGCTTGCTTATTTGGTCGACATTTTGCGAGCAACAATAAAGTGTGCTCGAAAATTTGCTAGCACAATTTATGGTGCTCGCAAATATTACATCTAATCCAAATCGTAACTACTGCATCTCTCATTCTTTCCCATTttcatttcttctttcttctcgtTTCTTCCTTCCTCCTAGCGATTTTTTCAATTTGAACGTGTGTCTTTTGCTCGTGGTTGGGTAAGCTTGCCATTTTCCTATTATTACAAtgtacaatttttattttttatttgatcttCTAATTTTAtggtttaaataatttattattttagttcaAGGTGAGAAATGCTAAAAAAATATTGGAATAATTGAATTAATACTCCATCATTAGCTATTGTAGAAAAAGACAAAGAATAGTGTTGGAATTTCCTACTATAGTGTGGCTTTAAATAACAAACCAAACATGTGATATTAAGAACTATAGATAATATACCATCAATTCAAACACCATAAATAGAAATGGAAAACCAAGAAAAGCATTTCTACAAAttgattttgtttatatttaaataaGAGATAAACTTCAATTCAAACACACCTttagtataccaatcctaacactACATAGATGTGGTCGTTATTCTTCTTCAGAAATAAGGTGTGGTCAGAGTGGCTTTTTGTGTAATACTTGGTCGTGGCTTTCCGAACCACACTCAAGGGGAATGTTTTAGACCATAGAGTGGCTTCCTTAATCTACACACCTGTCCTCCCTTGAATTCTCCCGAGTAGTATGGAGGTGCTTCCATGTAGactttatttttcttcaacTCTCCATAAAGAAAGGCGTTCATCACGTTGAACTAGTGTAATTGCCCATTCTTACAGGCAGCGACTGAGAGCAATGTCATAATAATGTTCATTTTTGCTACTGGAGAGCAAGTTTTCTCATAATTGATTCCATAAGTTTGAGTGTACCCTTTCGCGACTAATCGAGCTTTATACCTCTCAACGGACCCGTCTGCTCGTCGCTTGATGGTGAATACCCACTTGCATCCAactgttttttttcttctggtAGATTGcatttctcccatgtgtggtttcgGAGTAGCGCATCCATCTCCAATTTCATTATTTCTCGCCAATGTTTATGTTTCATGGCTTCCTTCTCTGACCGAGGAAGGTCTTCCTTAGTAAGGTGTCCCGTTGAGGGGTTGGCTATTGAATACCTTTTCTTGTGTCCTTTCCAGTCAGGTCAGTACCTTTTTGGTGGGGTACCTCTTGTGCTCCTTGGTGGTAACTCAAAACCTCTGCCACTAATTGTGGGTGCATCATCTTCTTTATTTTCATATCTTATATGGTTAGTATCAAGCTGAGGAGTGTTGTTGTGCCCAGAATTACTAACCTCGAAAATCATAGGGGGCTTAGACACTGGTCCGACACTAGATTAGGCTTATAAATATGCTGACGGACATTGCAACGTCAtctttatcaagacctcgtctttccgTAGAtatgctaatgtacattgaataagaaataaataatttatcaagacctcatctttcagtagatagcataaagacttgtctcgctgttagatccaattaagtgctctaccacaccaatgtcatcttatttcagtaaggcttagaaatatgttgactgacattgcaacctttcacgataggtagtgaaattcttatttttctttgttcaaaactgaccgtgttaccttaaagtggacgacgcccacaaccggtctactaaaataaagacttagactttgttaagttacttatacatttaaacatgcaataaacatccattaaatgtaaaacataaaaatattatgacaaaaataatgtgtttcatccattggaaaataaataaagagttttacagcattcaatcactcgaaaggtaatttgtagtatacaaactctaacaatctcccacttatactcaaaacagctttcgagtatacaaaataaatatgaactacgtctaattctcccacttatactgaaagcgagttgaggtcttgaatgagtcgaactcccatcccttcagcATGGTGCTCGAACTGTTTCACccccaatgcctttgtaaaaggatcttccaggttgttctctgacgcaatcttgcccacttgtatgtctcttctctgcactatatctctaatgatatgatacttcctatctatgtgtttgctcgctttgtgagcctgtggttctttcgagtttgccacaacaccagaattgtcacaataaatggtgatgctcttgggtagattcgtaaccacacctaagtcCATAAGGAAGTTTTTAAGCAATACTGGCtcctttgcagcctccgaagcggtcacatattcggcttccatggtagaggctgcgatgcatttctgcttcacactcttccaaattacggaaccacctcctaaggtgaacacatatccagaagtagattttctgGAGTCCTAATCAGCTTGaaaatctgagtcagtatatcccaaaggacagagctcggttgtattgtaaactagagcatagtccttaatCCATTTAAGGTACTTGACTATGTCCTTGGCCcagattcgactgatatcttgccaccataccaacaacaaagcaaatatcaggccttgtacaaagcatagcatacatgagactaccAACTACCAAAGCATATGGTatccttctcatctcttctatctcagaCGACGTCTTAggacacatctcttgagatagatggatgtcatgtctaaaaggtaagaaacatttcttggcatcttgcatgctaaagcgactaagtacagTGTCggtgtaaggttcttgagataagcacaacattcCCTTCTcacgattccgaagaaccttgatgccgagaatgtgtcccgcgtctcccatatccttcatctcgaactggtttgacaaccaagttcgtactgatgacaacatctatttattgtttccaattagaagaatgtcatctacatataaaactaagaacacaacatttcccttttcaaccttcttatagACGCAACTTTCAATTTGGCACTTTTTGAATCTAAACTTttgaacagtttgatcgaaacactagTTCTGTGATCTGGATGATTGCTTGAGgtcataaatggccttcttaagcttccaaaccatatGTTCCTTGTCCTTCATGGCATATcattcgggttgttccatgtagaaggtctcctcaagactaccgttcaagaacgcagtcttaacgttcatctgccatacatcccaatccatgtaagGTGCTATAGACAgaagtatccggatcgatttgagcatggccatggggagaaggtctcgtcgtaatcgacaccttcattttgggtataccccttagccactagtcttgccttaaagactttaactcttCCATCGGTTCCACGCTTACGTTTGTATATCcatttgctcccaatggcagtatagccttcgggtaggacggaaaaatggtagacgtctttgtctatcattgattgtagttctgaatccattgtTTTCActcattcgcaatgatcgacatccgcTTGCGCCTCTGCAAacttccagggatctaatacattgttgtctgatgagtgatccatagattcccccaaaccaatgtatctatcggaCTCATGTGAGACCCTTCTACTGCGACACGACACTACAACaattggagtagaagttgaagttacgggaattgtttgtacactaggtacttgttcttggttaatggagcttgtgacagaagttagctcatcaagagccacttcactactgggtttatgattcatttcaaaatcttcctctaagaatgtcgcgtgagtgctcacaatgactttcttgtctcggacactacagaattcataagctttcgatcctctagggtagcctataaacacacatacctccgtcctagattctagcttagttggatccttttccaatacatgagccgggcaaccccaaatcttgagatgttctagattgggcttgcgcccagtccacaactcatatggagtagTAGGTgcggattttgacggtaagttgtctaaaatatgacttGTAGAGAGCAAGGCATCTCCCCAAAACAAaataggtagccgtgcataactcatcatcgatcggaccgtgttcaacaaggtcctattccttTTTCCAGCCACGCCATTCTGCtagggcgtgcccggcgcagtcaattgggattcaattcccgctaccgataagtagtccaaaaactcggcactaaggtattcgcctccgcgatcagatcgcaggcttttgatactctttccatgatacgtcTCAACGTATGCCTTGAATTCTTTGGACTTGTCAAAAGATTCAGACTTGTAGTGCAacaaatagacgtatccaatttttgagaagtcatcaataaggtgatgaagtatcgaaaaccgtCTTTTTCCTtggttgacattggtccacacacatcagtatgaacgagctcaagtacttccttggccctattgccttTTTCCCTAAAAGCCCTGttagtcatcttgccttctaagcaggATTCGCACGTTTGAAACGGCTCcttctctagacctttaataagg
This DNA window, taken from Salvia splendens isolate huo1 chromosome 18, SspV2, whole genome shotgun sequence, encodes the following:
- the LOC121776301 gene encoding laccase-14-like; this translates as MERNTFLAKKIFLLYFLLGLIFLGGITPVNAVVRCCKFEVKRASHTRLCTKKSMLTINGQFPGPTLYARKGGLIILEIVNLADQNITIHWHGVKMPRYPWSDGTDFVTQCPIRPGKSFRQRIILSDEEGTLWWHAHSDWSRNSVYGAIVILPPRRETYPFPKPHAHVPILLGEWWNDDVEQVFGKFLAGGGDPDVSDAFLINGQPGDLYPCSIQDTYKLRVEYGKRYLIKLVNAVMDNIMFFKIGGHNFTVVGTDGAYTKPIKTDYVAISPGQTIDLLLEADQPPSHYYMASRIYASGGEFVTIPTTATVEYIGNYTPPPSPLLPLFPEFDNSAASINFTNQLKSLANKNYPVDVPQSVDRTLFYTLSVNQLPCLKSSCLGTTRLLASVNNVSMVLPRTDILQAYYRGISGVYDSDFPDFPPSSFNYTEGVKAKEQSGSRFGTAVRVLEYNTTVEVVFQGTNLGGGVEHPMHLHGYSFYVVGSGLGNYDRVADPASYNLFDPPLMENIAVPRNGWTAIRFKANNPGVWYMHCHFERHVSWGMGMVFIVKDGDGPNEKMLPPPSDMPRC